The Acropora muricata isolate sample 2 chromosome 5, ASM3666990v1, whole genome shotgun sequence genome includes a window with the following:
- the LOC136917360 gene encoding probable serine/threonine-protein kinase kinX, whose product MESISSPLTRFYFRGERQRKELNKLEKFLAQRQQQKKAKKQKENDDNKKHDETIVHEVVDKREKETSECAKHLVHKTIDESLEKNTSDFVNSPRKTIEKKVFNSKQSETSKPAEDKESRKKTVEPSTKSQVVERMENTKDQEPTPDTKEREGVRENKAVETTTSTPVDNDMESTTYQVPSSVEIEPECLNEIKTVETVTSAPVQDEMESKNDQVQDPDEHEPECLNKIETVKSITSALVRGHMESTSGQVPNPMDIERECLDEIKTVEPITQAPVQDAMESTGDQVRYAVEADPQCLNEIENVQPVRSAQVQDEMESTSNQVQDAVEAEPCLNEIETAQPATSAPVKDEMESTSHHVQDAVDADLECLNEIETVEPITSAPVQEEMKSTGDQVRDAVEAGPECLNKIKPVEPISSAPVQDKMDSTGDHVQDDVDAEPCLNDIETVKPVTSAPVQDEMESTSDQVRDAVEAGPECLNDTKTVQPITSAPTQAEMESTSDQIETVQPVTSAPVQAEMETTSDQVQDAVDAEPCLNEIETVKPLTSAPVQDEMESTGDQVQDAVEAEPCLNEIETVQLATSAPVKDEMESTGDQVQDAVDADLECLNEIETVKPITSAPVQDEMESTIDQVQDAVEAEPCLNDTKTVQPITSAPVQDEMETTSDQVQDAVDAEPCLSEIETVQPVTSAPVQAKMETTSDRVQDAVDAEPCLNEIETAQPATSAPVKDEMESTGDQLQFRKK is encoded by the exons ATGGAGAGCATAAGTTCTCCCTTGACAAGATTTTATTTTCGGGGGGAAAGGCAGAGGAAGGAG TTGAACAAACTTGAGAAGTTTCTTGCCCAAAG acaacaacagaaaaaagcaaaaaagcaaaaggaaaatgACGATAACAAGAAACACGATGAAACGATCGTTCATGAG gTGGTTGACAAGCGTGAAAAAGAAACATCAGA ATGTGCTAAACATTTGGTCCACAAGACAATCGATGAAAGTTTGGAAAAG AATACTTCAGATTTCGTAAACTCCCCAAGAAAAACAATAGAGAAAAAAGTATTCAACAGCAAACAATCAGAGACAAGTAAACCAGCAGAGGACAAAGAAAGTCGTAAAAAGACTGTCGAGCCCTCGACAAAATCTCAAGTCGTAGAGAGAATGGAAAATACGAAAGATCAAGAACCAACCCCAGATACAAAAGAGAGAGAAGGCGTTAGAGAAAACAAGGCTGTTGAGACCACCACATCAACTCCAGTCGATAATGACATGGAAAGTACAACATATCAAGTACCCAGTTCAGTGGAAAttgaaccagaatgtctcaacgagatcaaGACTGTCGAGaccgtcacatcagctccagttcaggacgaaatggaaaGTAAGAATGATCAAGTCCAAGATCCTGACGAACatgaaccagaatgtctcaacaagATCGAGACTGTCAAGTCCATCACATCAGCTCTAGTTCGGGGTCACATGGAGAGTACGAGTGGTCAAGTACCAAATCCTATGGACATTGAACGAGAATGTCTCGACGAGATCAAGACTGTCGAGCCCATCACAcaagctccagttcaggacgcaATGGAGAGTACAGGTGATCAAGTACGatatgctgtggaagctgaccCACAATGTCTCAATGAGATCGAGAATGTCCAGCCCGTCAGATCAGCTcaagttcaggacgaaatggagagtacaagtaatcaggtacaagatgctgtggaagctgaaccatgtctcaacgagatcgagactgccCAGCCCgccacatcagctccagttaaggacgaaatggagagtacaagtcatcatgtacaagatgctgtggacgcTGACttagaatgtctcaacgagatcgagaccgtcgagcccatcacatcagctccagttcaggaagAAATGAAGAGTACAGGTGATCAAGTacgagatgctgtggaagctggcccagaatgtctcaacaagATCAAGCCTGTCGAGCCCATCAGCTCAGCTCCAGTTCAAGACAAAATGGACAGTACAGGTGATCACGTACAAGATGATGTGGacgctgaaccatgtctcaacgatatcgagactgtcaagcccgtcacctcagctccagttcaggacgaaatggagagtacaagtgatcaagtacgagatgctgtggaagctggcccagaatgtctcaacgataCCAAGACTGTCcagcccatcacatcagctccaaCTCAGgccgaaatggagagtacaagtgatcag atcgagactgtccagcccgtcacatcagctccagttcaggccGAAATGGAGActacaagtgatcaggtacaagatgctgtggatgctgaaccatgtctcaacgagatcgagactgtcaagcCACTcacctcagctccagttcaggacgaaatggagagtacaggtgatcaggtacaagatgctgtggaagctgaaccatgtctcaacgagatcgagaccgTCCAGCTCgccacatcagctccagttaaggacgaaatggagagtacaggtgatcaggtacaagatgctgtggacgcTGACttagaatgtctcaacgagatcgagaccgTCAAGCCCATcacctcagctccagttcaggacgaaatggagagtacaattgatcaggtacaagatgctgtggaagctgaaccatgtctcaacgatACCAAGACTGTCCAGCCCATcacctcagctccagttcaggacgaaatggagactacaagtgatcaggtacaagatgctgtggacgctgaaccatgtctcagcgagatcgagactgtccagcccgtcacatcagctccagttcaggccAAAATGGAGACTACAAGTGATcgggtacaagatgctgtggatgctgaaccatgtctcaacgagatcgagactgccCAGCCCgccacatcagctccagttaaggacgaaatggagagtacaggtgatcag ctccagttcaggaagAAATGA
- the LOC136917362 gene encoding uncharacterized protein, which yields MNHPELLTLIQSIHAIFTFLVDCGLLASRQQCQCGTEMVLRNRNVVDGLIWECPLRTCRKRRSVRAGSFFEDSKISLGQWLNIIYLWSIDVSNKQLSLMTGISLRTIATTLAKIRQICSLKILHGNINLGGRGKTVEIDESKFGHKRKYNRGRVSEVAWVFGMVERGSGRALTFRVPDRTRETLVTRLVQEFIQPGTVILSDKFSPYFNLNDIGYTHLMVNHSENFVDPYTGAHTNTIEGVWNAVKKKLKRMCGTFKHQLPSYLDEFNWQRVYPGERFEMMLQHIAELYPVH from the coding sequence ATGAATCACCCAGAGTTACTTACCTTAATCCAAAGTATACACGCTATTTTCACGTTCCTCGTAGATTGTGGTTTGCTCGCGTCTAGGCAACAATGCCAGTGCGGGACTGAGATGGTCTTGCGAAATAGGAATGTCGTGGACGGTCTTATCTGGGAATGCCCATTAAGGACCTGTAGAAAACGGCGATCTGTCAGAGCAGGATCATTCTTTGAAGACTCGAAGATTTCTCTCGGGCAGTGGTTAAACATCATTTACCTTTGGTCAATTGATGTTTCGAATAAGCAACTTTCCCTCATGACAGGAATTTCACTCCGCACTATCGCCACCACACTTGCGAAGATCAGACAAATCTGCTCTCTAAAGATCCTACATGGTAACATCAACCTAGGCGGTAGAGGAAAGACAGTGgagatcgacgagtcaaagTTTGGACATAAGCGCAAGTACAACCGTGGCCGAGTTTCCGAAGTCGCGTGGGTGTTCGGTATGGTGGAAAGAGGCAGTGGCCGCGCTCTCACATTTCGTGTCCCAGATCGCACAAGAGAGACCTTAGTAACCCGACTGGTGCAAGAGTTCATCCAACCAGGAACAGTGATCCTATCTGACAAATTTTCACCTTATTTTAACTTAAACGACATCGGCTACACACATCTAATGGTGAACCAttccgagaactttgttgacccgtACACCGGAGCTCACACGAACACCATAGAGGGAGTTTGGAACGCAGTTAAGAAGAAGTTGAAGAGAATGTGTGGCACTTTCAAGCATCAGTTACCCAGCTACCTGGACGAATTCAACTGGCAGAGAGTATATCCGGGAGAGCGCTTCGAAATGATGCTGCAACATATTGCAGAGCTTTATCCTGTGCACTAA